In Populus nigra chromosome 1, ddPopNigr1.1, whole genome shotgun sequence, one genomic interval encodes:
- the LOC133698023 gene encoding uncharacterized protein LOC133698023 isoform X2 has translation MQLLIKSADSLDDCIYAEIRTRIPETISWDYNFEPAGSTPLSFTVKSAALKEAIDDLEWPGSCIQIILKPVPPSVTFRGEGHGDLQIDFMYYANTDLLIAFHCDHQVSYRYKYKFLRATTSNIPSSVTKDNRGSKLTIGRGGMLKVQHLVSVARPSTSHQHIDSAGYQQPSRIAYIEFFVKPEEDEDTVND, from the exons ATGCAGCTCCTAATCAA GTCTGCTGATTCACTAGATGACTGCATTTATGCGGAAATCAGGACTAGAATCCCAGAGACAATTTCATGGGACTACAACTTTGAACCTGCAGGAAGCACACCGCTTAGCTTCACTGTCAAG TCTGCAGCGCTGAAGGAAGCTATTGATGATCTTGAATGGCCAGGATCTTGCATCCAGATCATACTTAAACCAGTACCCCCTTCTGTTACCTTCAGAGGAGAAGGACATGGAGACTTACAG ATAGACTTCATGTATTATGCAAACACTGACCTGCTAATTGCATTTCACTGTGATCACCAAGTCTCTTACCG GTATAAATACAAGTTCCTTCGAGCCACAACTTCTAACATACCCAGTAGTGTTACTAAAGACAACAGAGGAAGCAAGTTGACCATTGGAAGAGGTGGAATGTTGAAAGTTCAGCATCTGGTTTCTGTTGCAAGACCATCTACTTCACACCAACACATTGATTCTGCTGGCTATCAGCAACCCAGTCGAATTGCTTATATTGAGTTCTTTGTGAAGCCAGAGGAAGATGAAGACACCGTAAATGATTGA
- the LOC133699201 gene encoding protein SAMBA, whose translation MNSTSPTNSSVSTTAIIGGGGGSVSNAALDDFHFPSDLISIQDRKDEAMLALKTDLMAALNKEVKSLDEDNWKFEGPRSRINLISRPGGFLSKKLEITKKKNLALPK comes from the exons ATGAACAGTACATCACCAACAAATTCATCAGTATCAACAACAGCAATTATTGGAGGTGGAGGAGGAAGTGTTAGCAATGCTGCTTTGGATGATTTTCATTTCCCTTCTGATTTAATTTCCATCCAAGACCGCAAAGATGAGGCGATGCTTG CACTAAAAACTGATCTGATGGCTGCACTTAACAAGGAGGTTAAATCCTTGGATGAAGATAACTGGAAGTTTGAAGGGCCTCGTTCTCGTATTAACCTTATATCAAGACCAG GTGGATTTCTAAGCAAGAAGTtggaaataacaaagaaaaagaacttGGCCTTGCCGAAATGA
- the LOC133681105 gene encoding mitogen-activated protein kinase kinase 10, with amino-acid sequence MTVVRERRHQQPLRLSLPPPIPAADFRNQIHSPSLSLTISPDSPSIEKLSDLEKLAVLGHGNSGTVYKVRHKRSSSIFALKTLRFDRNSTIIRQQAGREAEILRRVDSPYVVQCHAVFDSENDLYFAMEHMERGSLHDVLLVHRILPEDVISGVARCILNGLQYLHEKQIVHGDIKPSNLLINAEGVVKIADFGVSRVVVGKHDSYETYMGTCAYMSPERIDPERWDGNGDHGFAGDVWSLGVVVLECLVGHYPLIGCGEKLDWAALVCAICFGEGLQMPKSASSRIQSFVRRCLEKDWKKRGTVGELLDHPFVTQISFESRHGVGDFVLRD; translated from the coding sequence ATGACTGTGGTGAGAGAGAGAAGGCACCAACAACCACTAAGGCTATCCCTACCACCACCCATACCTGCAGCTGACTTCCGGAATCAGATCCATTCGCCATCATTATCATTGACCATTAGTCCAGATTCTCCAAGCATAGAGAAGCTCTCAGACCTAGAAAAACTGGCGGTTCTTGGCCATGGCAATAGTGGCACGGTCTATAAAGTACGGCACAAACGCAGCTCCTCCATATTTGCATTGAAAACCCTCCGTTTCGACCGAAACTCCACCATAATTCGCCAACAAGCAGGAAGGGAGGCAGAGATCCTTAGACGCGTGGATTCACCTTACGTTGTCCAGTGCCATGCGGTTTTTGATAGTGAGAATGACTTGTACTTTGCAATGGAGCACATGGAAAGAGGATCACTGCATGATGTTCTGCTTGTACACAGAATATTGCCTGAGGATGTTATATCTGGTGTGGCACGGTGCATTCTGAATGGGTTACAGTATCTCCATGAGAAGCAGATAGTACATGGGGACATAAAACCCTCAAATCTACTGATAAATGCTGAAGGAGTGGTTAAGATTGCAGATTTTGGAGTGAGTAGGGTAGTGGTGGGAAAACATGATTCATATGAGACTTATATGGGAACATGTGCTTACATGAGTCCTGAGAGAATTGATCCTGAGAGATGGGATGGAAATGGAGATCACGGATTCGCAGGAGATGTTTGGTCGCTTGGGGTGGTAGTTTTGGAGTGCCTAGTGGGTCATTATCCATTGATTGGTTGCGGAGAGAAACTAGACTGGGCAGCATTGGTGTGTGCTATATGCTTTGGGGAGGGATTGCAAATGCCAAAGAGTGCATCCAGCAGGATTCAAAGCTTTGTTAGGAGGTGTCTAGAGAAGGACTGGAAGAAGAGAGGGACTGTGGGTGAGCTTCTTGATCATCCTTTTGTGACCCAGATCAGTTTTGAATCTAGACATGGGGTAGGTGATTTTGTTTTGCGTGATTGA
- the LOC133674870 gene encoding uncharacterized protein LOC133674870 isoform X1 has protein sequence MQRQSLGSPVTKLHPHGEADTLLSNDTKPVFKELPPSTSLAPDADDLDHKSTKPRRFFSSSSVLSSAPPKPEQLIHLIPFLTLFCFLVLFLVSHTPSQSDLAQFNGLSNHIASESIGGLSEVRRGDVLATRSFGNLQEIAADELTSLKYRFHRKLVHF, from the exons ATGCAAAGACAATCTCTAGGCTCACCAGTAACCAAGCTCCACCCCCATGGAGAAGCCGATACTCTTTTATCAAACGACACTAAACCAGTATTCAAAGAACTGCCTCCTTCTACTTCACTCGCACCCGACGCTGACGACTTAGATCACAAATCAACAAAACCACGCcgattcttttcttcttcatccGTACTTTCATCTGCGCCTCCAAAACCAGAGCAACTCATTCACCTTATTCCTTTCCTCACCCTCTTTTGTTTCCTTGTCCTCTTCCTTGTCTCCCATACTCCTTCTCAATCAG ATTTGGCTCAGTTTAATGGACTCTCTAACCATATAG CGAGTGAGAGTATTGGTGGATTAAGTGAGGTCCGAAGAGGCGACGTCTTGGCGACTCGAAGTTTCGGAAACTTGCAAGAGATTGCTGCCGACGAACTCACCTCCCTCAAATATCGCTTTCACCGAAAACTCGTCCATTTCTAA
- the LOC133674870 gene encoding uncharacterized protein LOC133674870 isoform X2 gives MQRQSLGSPVTKLHPHGEADTLLSNDTKPVFKELPPSTSLAPDADDLDHKSTKPRRFFSSSSVLSSAPPKPEQLIHLIPFLTLFCFLVLFLVSHTPSQSDLAQFNGLSNHIGATVF, from the exons ATGCAAAGACAATCTCTAGGCTCACCAGTAACCAAGCTCCACCCCCATGGAGAAGCCGATACTCTTTTATCAAACGACACTAAACCAGTATTCAAAGAACTGCCTCCTTCTACTTCACTCGCACCCGACGCTGACGACTTAGATCACAAATCAACAAAACCACGCcgattcttttcttcttcatccGTACTTTCATCTGCGCCTCCAAAACCAGAGCAACTCATTCACCTTATTCCTTTCCTCACCCTCTTTTGTTTCCTTGTCCTCTTCCTTGTCTCCCATACTCCTTCTCAATCAG ATTTGGCTCAGTTTAATGGACTCTCTAACCATATAG GTGCTACCGTGTTTTGA
- the LOC133674853 gene encoding heat stress transcription factor A-1d-like: MDGINTTASSGDASTSGGGAQATPVPMASPSNSPPPFLSKTYDMVDDPETDAVVSWSSTNNSFVVWNPPEFARDLLPKYFKHNNFSSFVRQLNTYGFRKVDPDRWEFANEGFLRGQKHLLRTISRRKPAHGHTNQQPQQTRGQNSTVGACVEVGKFGLEEEVERLKRDKNVLMQELVKLRQQQQSTDSQLQTMVQRLQGMEQRQQQMMSFLAKAMQSPGFLAQFVQQQNESNRRITEANKKRRLKQEGVSENEGSSAPDGQIVKYQPQMNEAAKAMLRQVMKMDAPSRLESYDNNLDGFLIGNGSPSSSAKDSRSSSSRMSGVTLQEVPAASGISGHGPMAAISEIQSSPHIASSEKATASQFPESILVGGQGAPSIPIPQADIIMPQVSQKPEMVPEIIADIPGEDYMEPETSSDVFLDPASLGINDTILIDIDNISPDPDIDALLDNSSFWDDLLVQSPVPDDIESSSVEGKANGNDVHQIINGWDKAQHMDQLTEQMGLLSSDRKQL, translated from the exons ATGGATGGAATAAACACCACTGCAAGCAGTGGCGACGCCTCTACTAGCGGCGGTGGAGCACAAGCGACGCCGGTGCCGATGGCGTCCCCGTCAAATTCTCCGCCGCCATTTCTGAGTAAGACTTACGACATGGTAGACGACCCGGAGACCGACGCCGTGGTGTCTTGGAGTTCGACGAATAATAGTTTTGTGGTTTGGAATCCGCCGGAGTTCGCTCGCGATCTTTTGCCGAAGTATTTTAAGCACAATAACTTCTCCAGCTTTGTTAGGCAACTTAATACATAC GGTTTTCGAAAGGTGGATCCGGACCGTTGGGAATTCGCCAATGAAGGATTTTTGAGGGGTCAGAAGCACTTGCTTAGGACTATCAGTCGGCGAAAACCTGCCCATGGACACACTAATCAACAGCCACAACAAACTCGTGGACAGAACTCAACTGTTGGTGCTTGTGTTGAGGTTGGAAAATTTGGGCTTGAGGAAGAGGTAGAGAGGCTTAAGAGGGACAAGAATGTTCTTATGCAAGAACTTGTTAAGTTGAGGCAGCAGCAACAGTCCACAGATAGCCAGTTGCAAACCATGGTGCAGCGACTTCAAGGGATGGAGCAGCGTCAGCAACAGATGATGTCATTCCTGGCAAAGGCTATGCAGAGCCCGGGCTTCCTGGCTCAGTTTGTACAGCAGCAAAATGAAAGCAACAGGCGCATAACAGaagccaacaaaaaaagaaggctCAAGCAGGAGGGTGTTTCTGAGAATGAGGGTTCTAGTGCTCCTGATGGACAGATTGTGAAGTATCAGCCTCAGATGAACGAGGCAGCCAAAGCAATGCTCAGGCAGGTCATGAAAATGGATGCTCCTTCTAGGTTGGAATCTTATGACAACAATCTTGATGGCTTCCTGATTGGCAATGGTTCACCATCATCTAGTGCAAAAGACAGCAGAAGCTCTTCAAGCCGCATGTCAGGAGTGACTCTTCAAGAGGTCCCAGCAGCTTCAGGGATTTCCGGGCATGGCCCCATGGCTGCCATATCTGAAATACAGTCTTCCCCACACATTGCTAGCTCAGAAAAGGCTACAGCTTCTCAGTTTCCGGAAAGTATACTGGTTGGAGGACAAGGAGCACCCTCCATACCTATTCCACAGGCAGATATAATCATGCCCCAGGTTTCACAAAAGCCAGAAATGGTGCCAGAAATTATTGCTGATATTCCTGGTGAAGATTACATGGAACCAGAGACAAGCAGTGATGTGTTCCTAGATCCAGCTTCACTTGGAATTAATGATACAATACTCATAGATATTGACAACATCTCCCCTGATCCTGATATCGATGctttgcttgataattctaGCTTCTGGGATGACCTTCTTGTGCAGAGTCCAGTGCCTGATGATATTGAATCAAGTTCTGTGGAGGGTAAAGCCAATGGAAATGATGTACATCAAATTATAAACGGGTGGGACAAAGCTCAGCATATGGATCAGCTGACAGAACAAATGGGACTTCTCTCATCAGATCGCAAGCAGCTTTAA
- the LOC133674861 gene encoding binding partner of ACD11 1, whose translation MSVKTVKVSNVSLGASERDLKEFFSFSGDIEYVEMKSDNERSQIAYVTFKDSQGADTAVLLSGATIVDLSVTVALDPDYQLPPAALAELSATGNKAPGDESALRKAEDVVSGMLAKGFILGKDAINKAKGFDEKHQLTSTASAKVVSFDKKIGLTEKISAGTTVVGDKVREVDQKFQVSEKTKSAFAAAEQKVSSAGSAIMSNRYVFTGAAWVTGAFNKVAKAAGDVGQKAKEKAGMAEEEQKRKMVDDFAQVHLSESPKASGASDQKPSKPPPAQGLIL comes from the exons ATGTCG gtaaAAACAGTAAAAGTCAGCAACGTTTCCTTAGGAGCATCTGAGCGAGACCTCAaagaattcttttctttttctggtgATATTGAATATGTTGAAATGAAAAG TGATAATGAGCGATCTCAAATTGCATATGTTACCTTCAAAGATTCTCAAGGAGCAGACACTGCTGTTCTTCTCTCG gGAGCAACAATAGTTGACCTTTCTGTCACTGTGGCTTTGGATCCAGATTACCAGCTTCCACCTGCTGCTTTAGCAGAACTCTCT GCAACAGGAAATAAAGCTCCTGGTGATGAATCAGCTCTTCGGAAGGCAGAAGATGTAGTCAGTGGCATGCTTGCAAAGGGTTTCATCTTGGGCAAAGATGCAATCAACAAAGCAAAGGGTTTTGATGAGAAGCACCAGTTGACTTCGACAGCCTCAGCTAAAGTTGTTTCTTTCGACAAAAAGATAGGTCTCACTGAGAAGATTAGTGCTGGCACCACTGTTGTTGGTGACAAAGTCCGGGAAGTGGATCAGAAATTTCAGGTTTCTGAGAAAACCAAATCAGCATTTGCAGCTGCAGAGCAGAAAGTCAGTAGCGCAGGATCTGCCATAATGAGTAATAGGTACGTGTTTACTGGGGCTGCTTGGGTGACTGGTGCGTTCAATAAGGTTGCCAAGGCAGCTGGGGATGTTGGCCAGaaggcaaaagaaaaggcaggAATGGCTGAAGAGGAACAAAAGAGGAAAATGGTGGATGACTTTGCTCAGGTCCACCTTTCTGAGTCTCCCAAAGCATCCGGTGCAAGTGACCAGAAGCCGTCCAAGCCTCCACCTGCACAAGGTTTGATTCTTTGA
- the LOC133681158 gene encoding syntaxin-22-like: MSFQDLEAGRPLASSRRELINGKQDATQAVASGIFQINTAVSTFQRLVNTLGTPKDTPELREKLHKTRLHIGQLVKDTSARLKQASETDHYAGVSQSKKIADAKLAKDFQAVLKEFQKAQRLAAERETAYTPFVPQAVLPSSYTASEIDVSLDKSPEQRALLVESRRQEVLLLDNEIAFNEAVIEEREQGIHEIQQQIGEVNEIFKDLAVLVHEQGTMIDDIGSHIENSQAATAQGKSQLVKAAKTQKSNSSLACLLMVIFGIVILIVIVVLAA; the protein is encoded by the exons atgagctTTCAAGATCTGGAGGCGGGACGACCCTTGGCATCTTCAAGGAGAGAGCTGATCAACGGCAAACAAGATGCCACGCAAGCGGTTGCTTCTGGAATCTTCCAGATCAACACTGCCGTTTCCACTTTTCAGCGTCTTGTTAATACCCTTGGGACTCCTAAAGACACGCCTGAGCTCCGGGAGAAgct GCATAAAACAAGGCTACATATTGGGCAATTGGTGAAGGATACTTCAGCCAGACTTAAACAAGCTAGTGAAACAGATCATTATGCTGGAGTCAGT CAAAGCAAAAAGATTGCTGATGCTAAATTAGCAAAAGATTTTCAAGCAGTTTTGAAAGAATTTCAGAAGGCTCAGCGGCTTGCGGCTGAGAGGGAAACGGCATATACTCCTTTTGTTCCCCAAGCAGTGCTTCCTTCCAG CTACACAGCCAGTGAAATAGATGTAAGTTTAGATAAAAGTCCAGAACAACGTGCTCTCCTTGTGGAGTCAAGAAG ACAGGAGGTCCTACTATTGGACAATGAGATTGCCTTCAATGAGGCTGTTATCGAGGAGAGAGAACAGGGAATACATGAAATTCAGCAGCAAATTGGTGAGGTGAATGAGATTTTTAAAGATCTTGCTGTCCTTGTCCATGAACAAGGAACTATGATTG ATGATATTGGCTCCCATATTGAAAATTCCCAGGCTGCAACAGCACAGGGAAAATCCCAACTTGTGAAAGCTGCAAagactcaaaaatcaaattcttctcTG GCCTGCTTGCTCATGGTGATATTCGGGATTGTGATTCTCATTGTGATCGTAGTACTTGCTGCATAA
- the LOC133698023 gene encoding uncharacterized protein LOC133698023 isoform X1 gives MSSSAIEADTSDLVCQLDNVQGIVDALSTVRWKRHQDAVVELSEHGIVLIVEETGCLQAKVYLQKELFIRYEYTAQGRPRFGLSLGLFVDCLNTFSVPGHSSTIEIRYPGPDMQLLIKSADSLDDCIYAEIRTRIPETISWDYNFEPAGSTPLSFTVKSAALKEAIDDLEWPGSCIQIILKPVPPSVTFRGEGHGDLQIDFMYYANTDLLIAFHCDHQVSYRYKYKFLRATTSNIPSSVTKDNRGSKLTIGRGGMLKVQHLVSVARPSTSHQHIDSAGYQQPSRIAYIEFFVKPEEDEDTVND, from the exons atgagCTCCTCGGCGATTGAGGCAGATACATCCGATCTGGTGTGCCAACTCGACAACGTCCAAGGCATTGTCGATGCCCTCTCCACCGTCCGATGGAAACGTCATCAG GACGCAGTTGTTGAATTATCGGAACACGGCATCGTTTTGATTGTCGAAGAAACCGGCTGTCTTCAAGCCAAAGTTTATCTTCAAAAAGAG CTTTTTATTAGATATGAATACACTGCTCAAGGGCGGCCTCGATTTGGATTGAGCTTGGGGCTTTTTGTCGATTGCTTGAACACATTTTCGGTTCCTGGGCATTCCAGCACTATTGAAATTCGATACCCTGGACCAGATATGCAGCTCCTAATCAA GTCTGCTGATTCACTAGATGACTGCATTTATGCGGAAATCAGGACTAGAATCCCAGAGACAATTTCATGGGACTACAACTTTGAACCTGCAGGAAGCACACCGCTTAGCTTCACTGTCAAG TCTGCAGCGCTGAAGGAAGCTATTGATGATCTTGAATGGCCAGGATCTTGCATCCAGATCATACTTAAACCAGTACCCCCTTCTGTTACCTTCAGAGGAGAAGGACATGGAGACTTACAG ATAGACTTCATGTATTATGCAAACACTGACCTGCTAATTGCATTTCACTGTGATCACCAAGTCTCTTACCG GTATAAATACAAGTTCCTTCGAGCCACAACTTCTAACATACCCAGTAGTGTTACTAAAGACAACAGAGGAAGCAAGTTGACCATTGGAAGAGGTGGAATGTTGAAAGTTCAGCATCTGGTTTCTGTTGCAAGACCATCTACTTCACACCAACACATTGATTCTGCTGGCTATCAGCAACCCAGTCGAATTGCTTATATTGAGTTCTTTGTGAAGCCAGAGGAAGATGAAGACACCGTAAATGATTGA